The following are from one region of the Prionailurus bengalensis isolate Pbe53 chromosome A2, Fcat_Pben_1.1_paternal_pri, whole genome shotgun sequence genome:
- the POLRMT gene encoding LOW QUALITY PROTEIN: DNA-directed RNA polymerase, mitochondrial (The sequence of the model RefSeq protein was modified relative to this genomic sequence to represent the inferred CDS: deleted 1 base in 1 codon), with protein MSAFRWGRGASGLRRALWPAGPPGPLAEEGALSGVWGRRRSLSASPCEQDRRKDWGHAELLEVLEARVRQLQAARVSEVTVRRPRPARLPEAGGFQPRRKAQKGGEGTAPGLGGHWAQKLDQEKWAMQRRKQRLQAKLQVRAQQLACEHRLRMVPQLLSAPLAERLLRWEQETPRSPWEEQLARLLREAPRRLSCEAERAHEAGGAPARLETQQQRLLAFLECCLLSGHLPLAHHVLVTCHSKWRQRRVLTLAAYNTVMLGWARKGSFKELVYVFFMVKDAGLTPDLLSYAAALQCMGRLDQDARTVQRCLDQMAQDGLRLQDLFSSVPLCQEEQAALLQAVHKAQPTFSPPLQPQPEPQVNTSPLLREIYAKEGPVSYPKLHLPLGKLQTLFQQQLRVEMATTVTVESVEKAQLLTKEVLHARRTLKQLRTAWVEALCAGLRDVKASEARAARSGRPTLFPYLCLLTERELARLLLQTLQVLPPQGESLLSLAQQLGLRVFNRHAVQKKQLSQVQALQQRYYQYLHLLASDTQVAVPCLPRQYWETLGAPEAPHEQPWPLPVLVQLGKRLAEMLVEVVRMPGSLAAPQGSCSLIPVLYHVYSFRSFRQIGILKPHPAFTQLLATAAEHTLTFEATEVPMLCPPLPWTSPHTGAFLLSPTKLVRSVEGTTQHQRLLDSCPPAELHGALDALTQLGNCAWRVNGRVLDLVLELFAAKGCPRLGVPAPPSEAPRPPEGRLPPDASPAQKAELRRELARCLKVAREMHSLRSDALYRLSLAQHLRHCVFWLPHNMDFRGRTYPCPPHFNHLGSDLARALLEFAQGRPLGPRGLDWLKVHLVNLTGLKKREPLRARLVFADEVMEDILDSADRPMTGRKWWMEVEEPWQALACCMEIARAVRAPDPAAYISHFPVHQDGSCNGLQHYAALGRDSIGAASVNLLPSDVPQDVYSGVAAQVEVFRSQDAKRGVRVAQVLEGFISRKVVKQTVMTVVYGVTRYGGRLQIERRLRELSDFPQEFVWEASHYLVRQVFNSLQEMFSGTRAIQHWLTESARLIAHAGSAVEWVTPLGIPIIQPYHRDSKVMISGGIQSLTFSHSGDTSQRPNTLKQKNGFPPNFIHSLDSSHMMLTALHCYRKGLTFVSVHDCFWTHAADVEVMNQVCREQFVRLHSQPILHNLSRFLMKRFCSGSRSPQHLKSMRTGKLQDTLKSVPKTGAFDLKQVKHSTYFFS; from the exons ATGTCGGCGTTTCGCTGGGGCCGCGGCGCG TCCGGTCTCCGGAGGGCCCTGTGGCCTGCGGGCCCCCCCGGCCCCCTGGCCGAGGAAG GGGCCCTCAGTGGTGTCTGGGGCCGCAGAAGGAGCTTGTCCGCCAGCCCTTGTGAGCAAGACCGCCGGAAGGACTGGGGCCACGCGGAGCTGCTGGAGG TGCTCGAGGCCCGGGTGCGGCAGCTGCAGGCCGCGCGTGTGTCGGAGGTGACCGTGAGGAGGCCCCGCCCGGCCCGACTCCCAGAAGCGGGCGGCTTCCAGCCACGTAGGAAGGCCCAGAAGGGGGGCGAGGGCACCGCCCCGGGGCTCGGCGGCCACTGGGCGCAGAAGCTGGACCAGGAGAAGTGGGCGATGCAGAGGCGCAAGCAGCGGCTGCAGGCGAAGCTGCAGGTGCGGGCCCAGCAGCTGGCCTGTGAGCACAGGCTGCGGATGGTGCCCCAGCTGCTGAGCGCCCCGCTGGCCGAGCGCCTGCTGCGCTGGGAGCAGGAGACCCCCCGGAGCCCCTGGGAGGAGCAGCTGGCGCGGCTGCTGCGGGAGGCGCCGCGGAGGCTGAGCTGCGAGGCGGAGCGGGCCCACGAGGCGGGGGGCGCCCCCGCGCGGCTGGAGACCCAGCAGCAGAGGCTCCTGGCCTTCCTGGAGTGCTGCCTGCTCTCGGGCCACCTGCCCCTCGCCCACCACGTGCTGGTCACCTGCCACAGCAAGTGGCGGCAGCGGCGGGTGCTCACGCTGGCCGCGTACAACACCGTCATGCTCGGCTGGGCTCGCAAG GGCTCCTTCAAAGAGCTGGTTTACGTGTTCTTCATGGTGAAAGATGCCGGCCTCACCCCAGACCTCTTGTCCTACGCAGCTGCGCTCCAGTGCATGGGACGGCTGGACCAGGACGCCAGGACCGTCCAAAG GTGTCTGGACCAGATGGCCCAGGATGGGCTGCGGCTGCAGGACCTCTTCTCCAGCGTGCCACTGTGCCAGGAGGAGCAGGCCGCGCTCCTGCAGGCAGTGCACAAGGCCCAGCCCACCTTCAGCCCTCCTCTGCAGCCCCAGCCCGAGCCCCAGGTCAACACCTCACCCCTGCTCAGGGAGATCTACGCCAAG GAGGGCCCCGTGTCATACCCTAAGCTGCACCTGCCTCTGGGGAAGCTGCAGACCCTCTTCCAGCAGCAGCTGCGTGTGGAGATGGCCACCACCGTCACTGTGGAGTCGGTGGAGAAGGCCCAGCTGCTCACCAAGGAGGTCCTGCACGCG cGGAGGACCCTGAAGCAGCTGCGCACCGCGTGGGTGGAGGCGCTGTGCGCGGGGCTGCGGGACGTGAAGGCCAGTGAGGCCCGCGCCGCCCGCTCCGGCCGCCCCACGCTCTTCCCGTACCTGTGTCTGCTCACCGAGCGGGAGCTCGCCAGGCTGCTGCTGCAG ACCCTGCAGGTGCTGCCGCCGCAGGGAGagtccctcctctccctggcGCAGCAGCTGGGCCTGCGCGTCTTCAACCGGCACGCGGTGCAGAAGAAGCAGCTCAGCCAGGTGCAGGCGCTGCAGCAACGCTACTACCAGTACCTGCACCTGCTGGCCTCGGACACCCAG gtggCGGTGCCCTGCCTGCCGCGGCAGTACTGGGAGACGCTGGGGGCGCCCGAGGCCCCCCATGAGCAGCCCTGGCCCTTGCCTGTGCTGGTGCAGCTGGGCAAGCGTCTGGCGGAGATGCTGGTGGAGGTGGTGCGGATGCCCGGCAGCCTGGCCGCCCCCCAGGGCTCCTGCTCGCTCATCCCGGTGCTCTACCACGTGTACTCCTTCCGTAGCTTCCGCCAG ATCGGGATCCTGAAGCCACACCCGGCCTTCACGCAGCTGCTGGCGACCGCAGCGGAGCACACGCTGACCTTCGAGGCGACCGAGGTGCCCATGCTGTGCCCGCCGCTGCCCTGGACGTCACCGCACACGGGCGCCTTCCTGCTGAGTCCCACTAAGCTCGTGCGCTCCGTGGAGGGCACCACGCAGCACCAGCGCCTGCTGGACAGCTGCCCGCCCGCCGAGCTGCACGGCGCCCTGGACGCCCTCACCCAGCTGGGCAACTGCGCCTGGCGCGTCAACGGCCGCGTGCTGGACCTGGTGCTGGAGCTCTTTGCCGCCAAGGGCTGCCCCCGCCTGGGTGTGCCGGCCCCGCCCTCCGAGGCGCCCCGGCCGCCCGAGGGCCGCCTGCCGCCGGACGCCTCGCCTGCCCAGAAGGCCGAGCTGCGGCGGGAGCTGGCCCGCTGCCTCAAAGTGGCCCGGGAGATGCACAGCCTGCGGTCGGACGCGCTATACCGCCTCTCGCTGGCGCAGCACCTGCGTCACTGCGTCTTCTGGCTGCCCCACAACATGGACTTCCGCGGCCGCACCTACCCCTGCCCGCCCCACTTCAACCACCTGGGCAGTGACCTGGCGCGCGCCCTGCTGGAGTTCGCCCAGGGCCGCCCGCTCGGCCCCCGCGGCCTCGACTGGCTCAAGGTCCACCTGGTCAACCTGACCGGGCTCAAGAAGCGGGAGCCGCTGCGGGCGCGCCTGGTTTTCGCCGACGAGGTGATGGAGGACATTCTGGACTCTGCCGACCGGCCCATGACG GGCCGCAAGTGGTGGATGGAGGTGGAGGAGCCCTGGCAGGCCCTGGCCTGCTGCATGGAGATCGCTCGGGCCGTGCGCGCTCCCGACCCCGCTGCCTATATTTCTCACTTCCCGGTCCACCAG GACGGCTCCTGTAACGGGCTGCAGCACTATGCCGCTCTCGGCCGCGACAGCATCGGGGCCGCCTCCGTCAACCTGCTGCCCTCGGACGTGCCGCAGGACGTGTACAGCGGAGTGGCCGCGCAG GTGGAGGTGTTCCGCAGTCAGGACGCCAAGCGGGGCGTGCGGGTCGCCCAGGTGCTCGAGGGGTTCATCAGCCGCAAGGTGGTGAAGCAGACGGTGATGACTGTGGTGTACGGGGTCACCCGCTACGGGGGCCGCCTGCAGATCGAGAGGCGCCTGCGGGAGCTCAGCGACTTCCCCCAG GAGTTCGTGTGGGAGGCGTCTCACTACCTGGTGCGCCAGGTGTTCAACAGTCTCCAGGAGATGTTCTCGGGCACGCGGGCCATCCAG CACTGGCTGACTGAGAGCGCCCGGCTCATTGCCCACGCGGGCTCGGCTGTGGAGTGGGTCACGCCCCTGGGCATTCCCATCATCCAGCCCTACCACCGGGACTCCAAGGTCATG ATCAGCGGCGGGATCCAGAGCCTCACCTTCAGCCACAGTGGGGATACCAGCCA gaggCCCAACACACTGAAGCAGAAGAATGGCTTCCCCCCCAACTTCATCCACTCTCTGGACTCTTCACACATGATGCTCACAGCCCTGCACTGCTACAG GAAAGGCCTGACCTTTGTCTCCGTGCACGACTGCTTCTGGACCCACGCAGCTGACGTGGAGGTCATGAACCAG gtaTGCCGGGAGCAGTTTGTCCGCCTGCACAGCCAGCCCATCCTGCACAACCTGTCCAGGTTCCTGATGAAGCGATTCTGCTCTGGCTCCAG GTCCCCACAGCACTTGAAGAGCATGCGGACTGGCAAGCTCCAGGACACGCTGAAGTCGGTGCCTAAGACAG GGGCCTTCGACCTGAAGCAGGTGAAACACTCCACTTACTTCTTCAGCTGA
- the FGF22 gene encoding fibroblast growth factor 22, translating to MRGRLWLSLVWLLLARASGAAGTPNSPRRPRSYPHLEGDVRWRRLFSSTHFFLRVDPSGRVQGTRWRHGADSIIEIRSIRVGVVALKAVHTGFYVAMNRGGHLYGSRVYTAHCRFQERIEENGYNTYASLRWRHRGRPMFLALDGQGSPRRGGRTQRHHLSTHFLPVLVS from the exons ATGCGCGGCCGCCTGTGGCTGAGCCTGGTGTGGCTGCTGCTGGCGCGGGCGTCCGGCGCCGCGGGGACCCCAAACAGCCCGCGGAGACCGCGCAGCTACCCACACCTGGAGGGCGACGTGCGCTGGAGGCGCCTCTTCTCCTCCACCCACTTCTTCCTGCGAGTGGACCCCAGCGGCCGCGTGCAGGGCACCCGCTGGCGTCACGGAGCTGACA gcatCATTGAGATCCGCTCCATCCGTGTGGGCGTCGTGGCCCTCAAGGCTGTGCACACCGGCTTCTACGTGGCCATGAACCGCGGGGGCCATCTCTACGGGTCG CGGGTCTACACCGCCCACTGCAGGTTCCAGGAGCGCATCGAGGAGAACGGCTATAACACCTACGCCTCGCTCCGCTGGCGTCACCGCGGTCGGCCCATGTTCCTGGCGCTGGATGGGCAGGGGTCCCCGAGGCGCGGTGGCCGGACACAGCGGCACCACCTGTCCACCCACTTCCTGCCCGTCCTGGTCTCCTGA